A single Aspergillus chevalieri M1 DNA, chromosome 3, nearly complete sequence DNA region contains:
- a CDS encoding uncharacterized protein (COG:S;~EggNog:ENOG410PR60;~InterPro:IPR026907;~PFAM:PF13324;~SECRETED:SignalP(1-21);~go_process: GO:0051726 - regulation of cell cycle [Evidence IEA]), with protein MPQKLSLVLTTSLTLLDQFQTIIYSPPQKPVPNDTDDAKRKDDALSLLTASSHALHSQVTKLSLLTITAPFTRSAICTVLSALNESVLPSLVTAALLVNPDDFTKAFHAEIQILAKAALKELAALIGEVKGVADKNDKAQSEGKKEEDLSQAEKDVVTVATGRVWDACDVLVDVATKGVVGFVIRRVEQWRDLVKDAVEEIEEWDPDEDDDFFDDLLGEDGKGAGDDESDENDDEDEDTAISHARKKSTLRVLKPVAQIFPAISTNRLKNAGNAPVASNANVRKIESLMVNLYSIPEDIDEVAGALYEANWEKHTRFLGKIKDDAAKAVGLVKAPWGAEGTVDKFTTWSKTWLKVVDEVSKSIDETS; from the coding sequence ATGCCCCAAAAACTCTCCCTCGTCCTAACAACAAGCCTCACCCTCCTCGACCAATTCCAAACCATCATCTACTCCCCGCCCCAAAAACCCGTTCCCAACGACACGGACGATGCGAAGAGAAAAGATGACGCTCTGTCCCTCCTAACAGCCTCCTCGCATGCTTTACACTCACAAGTTACGAAACTTTCGCTCCTTACTATCACGGCGCCATTTACGCGTTCTGCTATTTGTACGGTGCTTAGCGCGTTGAATGAATCCGTGCTTCCGTCGCTTGTTACGGCTGCGTTACTCGTGAACCCGGATGACTTTACGAAGGCGTTCCACGCTGAGATTCAGATACTGGCGAAGGCAGCACTAAAAGAGCTAGCTGCGCTGATTGGTGAAGTTAAGGGTGTCGCGGATAAGAATGATAAAGCACAGAGTgaagggaagaaagaagaggatcTCTCACAGGCGGAGAAGGATGTTGTGACTGTTGCGACGGGTCGGGTTTGGGATGCGTGCGATGTCCTTGTTGATGTTGCGACGAAGGGGGTTGTGGGGTTTGTGATCCGGCGTGTTGAGCAATGGAGGGATCttgtgaaggatgcggttGAGGAGATCGAGGAGTGGGATcctgatgaagatgatgatttcTTCGATGATTTGCTGGGTGAGGACGGGAAGGGTGCCGGTGACGACGAGAGTGATGagaatgatgatgaggacgaggatacGGCTATTTCGCACGCTCGCAAGAAGTCGACTCTCCGTGTTCTCAAACCCGTTGCGCAAATCTTCCCCGCCATCTCCACGAATCGGTTGAAGAATGCCGGTAATGCTCCCGTCGCGTCTAATGCCAATGTCCGCAAAATCGAGTCCCTTATGGTCAACTTATATTCCATCCCCGAGGATATCGACGAGGTAGCAGGTGCGCTGTACGAAGCAAACTGGGAAAAGCATACACGGTTCCTGGGCAAGATCAAAGATGATGCTGCGAAGGCTGTTGGCCTGGTAAAGGCTCCTTGGGGAGCAGAGGGCACAGTGGACAAGTTTACGACTTGGTCGAAAACTTGGCTAAAGGTTGTGGATGAGGTTAGCAAGTCGATTGATGAGACAAGCTAG